One stretch of Chryseobacterium indologenes DNA includes these proteins:
- a CDS encoding NADH-quinone oxidoreductase subunit C encodes MTNEFVLEAITREFPESVISSSEPYGMLTIEVKKEDIKKIIHYLKDSTLEFNFLTDICGIHYPEFPEKEIGVVYHLHNMMANFRLRLKIFMSRENIEVDSLTDLYAGANWMERETYDFYGIKFKGHPDLRPILNMEDLGYHPMLKEYRLEDGTRTDKDDNMFGR; translated from the coding sequence ATGACAAACGAATTTGTATTAGAAGCAATCACCAGAGAATTTCCGGAATCTGTTATTTCAAGTTCAGAACCTTATGGAATGCTGACCATTGAAGTGAAGAAAGAAGATATCAAGAAGATCATTCATTATCTTAAAGATTCAACACTGGAATTTAATTTCCTTACAGATATCTGCGGTATTCATTATCCGGAATTCCCGGAAAAGGAAATTGGTGTTGTATATCATTTGCATAATATGATGGCCAATTTCAGATTACGTCTGAAGATTTTTATGTCCAGAGAAAATATTGAGGTAGATTCTCTTACGGATTTATATGCAGGTGCTAACTGGATGGAAAGAGAAACGTATGACTTTTATGGGATAAAATTTAAAGGACACCCGGATCTTAGACCTATTCTGAATATGGAAGATCTTGGATACCACCCAATGTTGAAGGAGTATCGCCTTGAAGATGGTACAAGAACTGACAAGGATGATAATATGTTCGGAAGATAA
- a CDS encoding NADH-quinone oxidoreductase subunit B: MSDKKPVIRTDAPAPEGYEGEGFFATKLSSVIGMARKFSLWPLPFATSCCGIEFMATLNPTYDASRFGMERNSFSPRQADMLMVCGTISKKLGPVLKEVYTQMAEPKWVVAVGACASSGGIFDTYSVLQGIDKIIPVDVYVPGCPPRPEQIIEGVMQVQALAESESIRRRDMPEYQKLLDSYNISN, encoded by the coding sequence ATGTCAGATAAAAAACCAGTAATAAGAACAGATGCACCTGCTCCCGAAGGCTATGAAGGAGAAGGGTTTTTCGCAACAAAACTGAGCAGTGTAATCGGAATGGCAAGAAAGTTTTCACTTTGGCCATTACCATTTGCAACCTCTTGTTGTGGTATTGAGTTTATGGCTACCCTGAACCCTACTTATGATGCTTCAAGATTTGGTATGGAAAGAAACTCTTTCTCTCCAAGACAAGCAGATATGCTGATGGTTTGCGGAACTATATCAAAGAAATTAGGACCAGTCCTAAAAGAAGTATACACTCAGATGGCCGAACCTAAATGGGTAGTAGCAGTTGGAGCCTGTGCTTCCAGCGGTGGTATTTTTGATACTTATTCTGTACTTCAGGGAATTGATAAAATTATTCCGGTAGACGTTTACGTTCCTGGATGCCCTCCAAGACCAGAACAGATTATTGAAGGAGTAATGCAGGTACAGGCTCTTGCAGAAAGCGAAAGCATCAGAAGAAGAGACATGCCTGAATATCAGAAATTATTAGATTCTTACAACATAAGCAACTAA
- a CDS encoding NADH-quinone oxidoreductase subunit A, whose protein sequence is MNLPESYIPILIQAGVAVGFVAVSLLGAHFLGPQQKKGNSVKNQSWECGVPVEGNARTPFSIKYFLTAVLFVLFDIEIVFFYPYAVNFREFGMEGFLAILTFVAIFFVAFFYVWKRGALDWDK, encoded by the coding sequence ATGAATTTACCTGAAAGTTATATTCCAATCCTCATCCAGGCAGGTGTAGCAGTAGGATTTGTCGCTGTTTCATTGCTTGGAGCACATTTCTTAGGTCCACAACAGAAAAAAGGAAATTCTGTAAAAAACCAGAGCTGGGAATGTGGGGTTCCTGTAGAGGGAAATGCTAGAACACCGTTTTCTATTAAATACTTCCTGACTGCGGTATTGTTCGTACTATTCGATATTGAAATCGTATTCTTTTATCCTTATGCGGTAAACTTCAGGGAATTCGGTATGGAAGGATTTCTTGCTATACTTACGTTCGTTGCGATCTTCTTCGTAGCGTTTTTCTATGTTTGGAAACGTGGTGCACTAGATTGGGATAAATAA
- a CDS encoding GNAT family N-acetyltransferase codes for MSTVSIIEVKTPGQLKQFVRFPMDLYKNNPYYVPSFINDEINIWNADENPALQYSEAKQYLAYRNDKIVGRIAVLINHKEEKELGIRKVRFGWIDFIDDEEVAQALIQKAIDYAQEKNIDKIEGPMGFTNLDKAGMLIKGFDQLATMIGIYNHDYYPKHLEKLGLVKEKEWVEFEIIFPEVLPDKIHKFNELISQKYKLRVLKFNTKEEIIQYVDPMFDLLDETYKHLSTYTPISDEQRKTYKEKYFKLIDKDFIVCIVDENNNLISFAITMPSYSKALQKSGGKLLPFGWWHFLKAGRKNDRANFYLIGIHPDYQRRGVTSIIFKEIWKIFRKKGVKYLETNPELEENKNIQLLWQDYNPVNHKRRRTYSLEINDK; via the coding sequence ATGTCAACAGTTTCAATTATTGAAGTAAAAACCCCTGGTCAACTCAAGCAATTCGTAAGATTCCCAATGGATCTGTACAAAAATAATCCGTACTATGTTCCATCCTTTATCAATGACGAAATCAACATCTGGAATGCTGATGAAAATCCTGCTCTTCAATATTCTGAAGCAAAACAGTATTTAGCTTACAGGAATGACAAAATTGTTGGGAGAATTGCTGTTCTTATCAACCACAAAGAGGAAAAGGAATTAGGAATCCGAAAAGTACGTTTCGGGTGGATAGATTTCATTGACGATGAAGAAGTTGCTCAGGCGTTGATCCAGAAGGCGATCGATTATGCCCAGGAGAAGAATATTGACAAGATTGAAGGACCAATGGGATTCACTAATCTTGATAAAGCAGGAATGCTCATCAAAGGTTTTGATCAACTGGCCACGATGATTGGAATTTACAACCATGATTATTACCCGAAACATCTTGAAAAACTTGGATTGGTAAAAGAAAAAGAATGGGTTGAATTTGAAATTATTTTCCCAGAAGTTTTACCGGATAAAATACACAAATTCAACGAGCTTATTTCTCAGAAATATAAACTTAGAGTTTTAAAATTCAATACAAAAGAAGAAATTATCCAGTATGTAGACCCTATGTTTGACCTTTTGGATGAAACCTATAAACATCTTTCTACCTACACTCCTATTTCTGACGAACAGCGTAAAACATACAAGGAGAAATACTTTAAGCTTATTGATAAAGATTTCATTGTTTGTATTGTTGATGAGAATAATAACCTGATTTCCTTTGCAATTACAATGCCTTCGTATTCCAAAGCCCTACAAAAGTCCGGAGGAAAGCTACTTCCATTTGGATGGTGGCATTTCTTGAAAGCCGGCAGAAAAAATGACAGAGCTAATTTCTACCTTATCGGAATCCACCCTGATTACCAAAGAAGAGGAGTAACCTCTATCATTTTTAAGGAAATATGGAAAATATTCAGAAAAAAAGGGGTTAAATATCTGGAAACGAATCCGGAGCTTGAAGAAAACAAGAACATTCAGCTTTTATGGCAGGATTACAACCCTGTAAACCATAAGAGAAGAAGAACATACTCACTTGAAATAAATGATAAATAA
- a CDS encoding zinc metallopeptidase, whose translation MTGYYIIIGISMLVSWWVSSRLKSKFEYYSNVHLRNGLSGKEVAEKMLRDNGINDVQVISVPGQLTDHYNPADKTVNLSEGVYMQRNAAAAAVAAHECGHAVQHAVGYSMLNLRSKLVPVVNISSNLMQFVLIAGIAIMAATRTVENPNGNTAILAIGVAMFAVTTLFAFVTLPVEYDASNRAMKWLKDTGTVTAEEFVGVQDSLKWAARTYVVAALGSLAQLLYWGSLLLGGRRD comes from the coding sequence ATGACGGGTTATTATATCATTATTGGTATTTCAATGCTGGTGAGCTGGTGGGTTTCGTCCAGATTGAAATCAAAATTTGAATATTATTCCAACGTACATCTTCGAAATGGTCTTTCGGGGAAAGAAGTAGCGGAAAAAATGTTGAGAGATAACGGGATTAATGATGTTCAGGTAATATCAGTTCCCGGACAGCTAACGGACCACTATAATCCGGCAGATAAAACAGTAAATCTTTCTGAAGGCGTATACATGCAGAGAAATGCAGCTGCAGCTGCTGTAGCAGCTCATGAATGTGGACATGCCGTACAGCATGCAGTAGGATACTCAATGCTGAACTTACGTTCAAAATTAGTTCCTGTTGTTAATATAAGCTCCAATCTGATGCAGTTTGTTCTTATTGCAGGTATTGCGATAATGGCGGCTACCAGAACAGTGGAAAATCCTAATGGAAATACGGCCATTTTGGCTATTGGTGTAGCGATGTTTGCTGTAACCACTCTGTTTGCTTTTGTAACACTGCCGGTTGAATATGACGCCAGTAACAGGGCGATGAAATGGCTTAAAGATACAGGTACTGTAACTGCTGAAGAGTTTGTAGGCGTTCAGGATAGTTTAAAATGGGCAGCAAGAACGTATGTTGTAGCGGCTTTAGGATCTTTAGCCCAGCTTCTTTACTGGGGATCTTTACTTCTCGGTGGAAGAAGGGATTAA
- a CDS encoding IMPACT family protein — translation MTFEYKTIEKPIENTLLKEKGSKFLGFAFPVTNEKELKAALEKIREEHPKATHHCYAFRMGLNGENYRANDDGEPSGSAGLPIYNQLLANEITNVLVISVRYYGGTKLGVSGLVKAYKESAKITLEEANIITRELETEIEIQFNFNQQNIIFTLLSKFDAKVLNFDANENCILTASLKLAQKESISEKLSEMQYVSFEFND, via the coding sequence ATGACGTTTGAGTACAAAACCATAGAAAAACCCATAGAAAATACCCTATTAAAAGAAAAAGGAAGCAAGTTTCTCGGATTTGCCTTCCCGGTTACCAATGAAAAAGAACTCAAAGCTGCATTGGAAAAGATCAGGGAAGAGCACCCAAAGGCTACACACCATTGCTATGCTTTCAGAATGGGATTGAATGGCGAAAATTATAGGGCTAATGATGATGGTGAGCCTTCAGGAAGTGCCGGACTGCCTATTTATAATCAGCTCTTAGCAAATGAAATAACCAACGTCCTTGTCATTTCGGTCCGTTATTATGGAGGAACAAAACTAGGAGTTTCAGGTTTAGTAAAAGCCTATAAAGAATCTGCAAAGATTACATTAGAAGAAGCAAATATCATTACCAGAGAACTGGAAACAGAAATTGAGATTCAGTTCAATTTCAACCAACAAAATATCATTTTTACTTTGCTTTCAAAATTTGACGCCAAGGTTCTTAATTTTGATGCAAATGAAAACTGCATTCTTACCGCTTCATTAAAACTGGCGCAAAAAGAAAGCATCTCAGAAAAATTATCTGAGATGCAATATGTTTCATTTGAATTTAATGATTAA
- a CDS encoding bacteriocin-like protein, translated as MKSLKKISRQSLKKVRGGIDPECCSFYPPSLQHCCATPSSMSCPPPWSDGSFPC; from the coding sequence ATGAAAAGTTTAAAGAAAATTTCAAGACAAAGCTTGAAAAAAGTACGGGGAGGTATAGATCCTGAATGCTGCTCGTTTTACCCACCTTCATTACAGCACTGCTGTGCAACCCCATCAAGCATGAGCTGTCCACCACCTTGGTCTGATGGATCATTCCCGTGTTAA
- the ribD gene encoding bifunctional diaminohydroxyphosphoribosylaminopyrimidine deaminase/5-amino-6-(5-phosphoribosylamino)uracil reductase RibD: MNNDELYIERCIELAQKALGNTYPNPLVGSVIVHNGKIIGEGYHHKAGENHAEINAINSVKNRNLIPESTIYVSLEPCAHYGKTPPCALKIKELGFKKVVIGAMDSHDKVNGNGKKIIQDAGIEATSGILEKECIELNKRFFTYHEKKRPYIILKWAESGDGFLDKDYKPTAISNTLVNQFVHQLRADEHAILVGTQTALNDNPSLTVRNVEGNNPVRILLDFDLKVPNDSKIFNNESRTLVINSIKEETQDHIQFIKIKRDDFLANLMEILYKEQIQSVIIEGGRFTLQQFIDAGLWDEAIVIKNGALRLKNGTKAPEFNHIAHKTEDYRDNTISFFKSK; encoded by the coding sequence ATGAATAACGACGAACTATATATTGAAAGATGTATTGAGCTAGCTCAGAAAGCTCTTGGTAACACCTACCCCAATCCTCTCGTTGGCAGTGTGATTGTGCACAATGGGAAAATCATCGGTGAAGGATACCATCATAAAGCAGGTGAAAACCATGCAGAAATCAATGCAATCAATTCAGTTAAAAACAGGAACCTTATTCCGGAATCTACCATTTATGTTTCATTGGAACCATGCGCTCATTATGGAAAAACTCCCCCATGTGCTTTAAAAATTAAAGAATTAGGTTTCAAAAAAGTAGTGATTGGAGCGATGGATTCTCATGATAAAGTTAATGGGAACGGGAAAAAGATCATTCAGGACGCAGGAATAGAAGCCACTTCAGGAATTCTTGAAAAGGAATGCATTGAACTCAACAAAAGATTTTTCACTTATCACGAAAAGAAAAGACCTTATATCATCCTGAAATGGGCAGAATCAGGTGATGGATTTCTAGATAAAGATTATAAGCCCACTGCTATTTCAAATACTTTAGTTAATCAATTTGTTCACCAGTTAAGAGCCGATGAACACGCTATTTTAGTAGGAACACAAACAGCCTTAAATGATAACCCAAGTCTTACGGTAAGAAATGTTGAAGGAAACAACCCTGTCAGAATTTTACTTGATTTTGATCTAAAGGTTCCGAACGATTCTAAAATTTTCAATAATGAATCCAGAACACTGGTTATCAATTCTATAAAAGAAGAAACACAAGATCATATTCAATTTATAAAGATCAAAAGAGATGACTTTCTGGCTAATCTGATGGAGATTTTATACAAAGAACAGATTCAATCTGTTATTATTGAAGGCGGTCGTTTCACCTTACAGCAATTCATTGATGCCGGTCTTTGGGATGAAGCTATCGTTATTAAAAACGGGGCCCTAAGGCTAAAAAATGGCACAAAAGCGCCAGAGTTTAACCATATTGCTCACAAAACAGAAGATTACAGAGATAACACCATTTCTTTTTTTAAATCAAAATAA